A genomic stretch from Thermomonospora umbrina includes:
- the asnB gene encoding asparagine synthase (glutamine-hydrolyzing): MCGVTGWVSYRPDQGDRRAVVEAMTATLAPRGPDGEGVWLDGNAAIGHRRLAVIDLEGGRQPMAVDHAVLTYSGEIYNHHDLRAELIGRGHVFATRSDTEVVLRAYLEWGIDAVERLDGMFAFAIWDTRLERLLLVRDRLGVKPLFYSEPADGLVFGSEPKALFAHPDVTPRVDAEGFRHAYGLMFETGPTLWSGVRELAPGELAVFDRDGLRRTVYWRLDAEPHEDDLDTTRARVHELVEGAARSQLEADVPRCTLLSGGLDSTVLTAFLADELRRTEGGGARIRSYAVDYTDQAEQFTGDLLRTGHDTPYAAEAGRYIGTDHSTVVLDPPALLDLDHRRAVVACRDSPIGVGDMDTSLYLLFGAIREHSTVALSGEAADEVFGGYPWFHNPATLAARTFPWLLVTGDEAAMPLHPDLAATLRIGEFRDDTYRTALAAVPHVDGETPAEHRQREMQHVSLTRWLRQLLHRKDRLSMARGLEVRVPYCDHRLVSYAFNVPWAFKTYDGREKSLLRSVGTGRAPESVLWRAKNHYPATHHPEYNLGLQDLARRTLDEPAVRALVDEARLKPCLDAPADRLPWGERLRLERVVDLGLWLDHHRPDLSL, from the coding sequence ATGTGCGGAGTCACCGGCTGGGTGTCGTACCGGCCCGACCAGGGGGATCGGCGCGCGGTCGTCGAGGCGATGACCGCGACGCTCGCGCCGCGCGGGCCGGACGGGGAAGGGGTGTGGCTGGACGGGAACGCCGCGATCGGGCACCGCCGGCTGGCCGTGATCGACCTGGAGGGCGGTCGCCAGCCGATGGCCGTCGACCACGCCGTCCTGACCTACAGCGGCGAGATCTACAACCACCACGACCTGCGCGCCGAGCTGATCGGACGCGGCCATGTCTTCGCCACCCGCAGTGACACCGAGGTCGTGCTGCGGGCCTATCTCGAATGGGGCATCGACGCGGTCGAGCGGCTGGACGGCATGTTCGCGTTCGCGATCTGGGACACGCGGCTGGAACGGCTGCTGCTGGTACGCGACCGGCTCGGAGTCAAGCCGCTGTTCTACTCCGAGCCGGCCGACGGCCTCGTCTTCGGGTCCGAGCCGAAGGCCCTGTTCGCCCATCCGGACGTGACGCCCCGGGTGGACGCGGAGGGCTTCCGGCACGCCTACGGCCTGATGTTCGAGACCGGGCCCACGCTCTGGTCGGGGGTGCGGGAACTCGCGCCCGGCGAGCTGGCCGTCTTCGACCGCGACGGGCTGCGGCGCACCGTCTACTGGCGGCTGGACGCCGAACCGCACGAGGACGACCTCGACACGACGCGGGCACGCGTCCATGAGCTGGTCGAGGGGGCGGCCCGTTCCCAGTTGGAGGCCGACGTCCCCCGCTGCACCCTCCTGTCGGGCGGCCTGGACTCCACGGTCCTCACCGCCTTCCTGGCCGACGAGCTGCGCCGTACGGAGGGGGGCGGAGCCCGGATCCGCTCGTACGCGGTCGACTACACCGACCAGGCCGAGCAGTTCACCGGCGACCTGCTGCGGACCGGCCACGACACCCCGTACGCGGCGGAGGCCGGGCGGTACATCGGCACCGACCACAGCACGGTCGTCCTCGACCCGCCGGCGCTGCTCGACCTCGACCATCGCCGTGCGGTCGTGGCGTGCCGGGACTCGCCGATCGGCGTCGGCGACATGGACACCTCGCTGTACCTGCTGTTCGGCGCGATCCGGGAGCACTCCACGGTCGCGCTGTCGGGGGAGGCGGCCGACGAGGTGTTCGGGGGCTATCCCTGGTTCCACAACCCGGCGACCCTGGCCGCCCGGACGTTCCCCTGGTTGCTGGTCACCGGTGACGAGGCCGCCATGCCGCTGCACCCCGACCTCGCCGCGACCCTGCGGATCGGGGAGTTCCGCGACGACACCTACCGCACCGCGCTGGCCGCCGTTCCGCACGTGGACGGTGAGACGCCGGCCGAGCACCGGCAGCGCGAGATGCAGCACGTGTCCCTCACCCGCTGGCTGCGGCAGTTGCTGCACCGCAAGGACCGGCTCAGCATGGCGCGCGGCCTGGAGGTCCGCGTCCCGTACTGCGACCACCGCCTCGTCTCGTACGCCTTCAACGTCCCTTGGGCGTTCAAGACGTACGACGGGCGGGAGAAGAGCCTGCTCCGCTCGGTCGGAACGGGACGGGCGCCGGAGTCGGTGCTGTGGCGGGCCAAGAACCACTACCCGGCCACCCACCACCCCGAGTACAACCTCGGCCTGCAGGACCTGGCGCGCCGGACGCTCGACGAGCCCGCCGTCCGCGCCCTGGTCGACGAGGCCCGCCTCAAGCCCTGCCTCGACGCGCCCGCCGACCGGCTCCCGTGGGGGGAACGGCTGCGCCTGGAACGGGTCGTCGACCTCGGCCTGTGGCTCGACCACCACCGCCCCGACCTGTCCCTTTGA
- a CDS encoding cytochrome P450 family protein produces MTPPDPIPLLGEDYKRDPYPLYDTMREAGPVHRVLFPSGVVAWLVTGYDAALAALTDPRLGKNHARGNERWRERASIMPEPQHSRLQVHLLHQDPPDHTRMRRLIVDAFAPRRIEELRPRLQELADELVDRMPASGDLDLVACFAAGFPFQALATVIGLPPSLAAGFRREWGKVVQPVGPEDPGRPAYEALLRGLQGYIADVVAHFRAHPSDGLLGRLVDACDGGGLSDAELDSMIFQLLVAGQEPVTNQITTALVALFRRPERWEALRNDPGLLPRAVEELLRHDAAFELTTWRFFAEDADLHGTAVPAGDSVIVSLCAANRDPARFDDPDGLDLTRAPNPHLAFGHGVHFCPGAALARAELQIALGTLLARLPGLRLAVPDDALEWIPAVLARGVARLPVARD; encoded by the coding sequence ATGACGCCGCCCGACCCGATCCCCCTGCTCGGGGAGGACTACAAGCGCGACCCCTATCCGTTGTACGACACGATGCGCGAGGCCGGACCGGTGCATCGGGTGCTGTTCCCCAGCGGCGTGGTCGCCTGGCTCGTCACCGGGTACGACGCGGCCCTCGCCGCGCTCACCGACCCCCGTCTCGGCAAGAACCATGCGCGCGGGAACGAGCGTTGGCGAGAACGGGCGTCGATCATGCCCGAGCCGCAGCACTCCCGGCTCCAGGTCCACCTGCTGCACCAGGACCCGCCGGACCACACCCGCATGCGGCGGCTCATCGTCGACGCCTTCGCGCCCCGCCGCATCGAGGAGCTTCGACCTCGTCTCCAGGAGCTCGCGGACGAACTCGTCGACCGGATGCCCGCGTCGGGTGACCTGGACCTGGTGGCCTGTTTCGCGGCCGGGTTCCCGTTCCAGGCGCTCGCGACGGTGATCGGCCTGCCGCCCTCGCTCGCCGCCGGGTTCCGCCGAGAGTGGGGCAAGGTCGTGCAGCCCGTCGGGCCCGAGGATCCCGGGCGGCCCGCGTACGAGGCGCTGCTACGCGGTCTCCAGGGCTACATCGCCGACGTCGTCGCCCATTTCCGCGCGCATCCGTCGGACGGGTTGCTCGGTCGGCTCGTGGACGCGTGCGACGGCGGCGGGCTGAGCGACGCGGAGCTGGACTCGATGATCTTCCAGTTGCTGGTCGCCGGGCAGGAGCCCGTCACCAACCAGATCACCACCGCGCTGGTCGCCCTGTTCCGCCGGCCCGAACGGTGGGAGGCGCTGCGGAACGATCCCGGGCTGCTGCCCCGGGCGGTCGAGGAGCTGCTCCGCCATGACGCCGCCTTCGAGCTGACCACCTGGCGGTTCTTCGCCGAGGACGCCGACCTGCACGGCACCGCCGTGCCCGCCGGCGACTCCGTGATCGTCTCGCTGTGCGCGGCCAACCGGGACCCGGCCCGGTTCGACGACCCGGACGGGCTCGACCTCACCCGCGCCCCCAACCCGCATCTGGCGTTCGGCCACGGCGTCCATTTCTGCCCCGGCGCCGCCCTGGCCCGGGCGGAGCTGCAGATCGCGCTCGGCACGCTGCTCGCCCGGCTGCCCGGTCTCCGGCTCGCGGTGCCCGACGACGCGTTGGAGTGGATCCCCGCCGTGCTGGCCCGTGGCGTCGCCCGGCTGCCCGTCGCGCGAGACTGA
- a CDS encoding isocyanide synthase family protein, with protein MEISLPAIMSPAGVGHAVLGLLLAHRRADLDTPGTTFDPQLAQLDGFIAAGRPIVFTLPGFPCKSPNPAKVLGPLPDTGELLSLRFLDGLCARIGHLHPAGARIVVCSDGHVFGDLIGVPDPHIDAYSDTLRRMIDDEGLTHLDTFDLRSVHGDLPYDAKRAAVEADHAPSLDRLRAEVRTDEAARRLYRGITRFLIEDAAESAGTRSARQRDARRRAYGVIRRSRAWSEIIALHHPGTVRLSIHPQRRGAGKLGIRLLDAADVWTTPWHSCAFRHRDGRWELMRRADAERLGTPVLRDGRPVHFEAR; from the coding sequence GTGGAGATCTCCCTGCCCGCGATCATGAGCCCCGCCGGCGTCGGCCACGCCGTCCTCGGGCTGCTCCTGGCGCACCGCCGCGCCGACCTCGACACCCCCGGCACGACGTTCGATCCGCAGCTCGCCCAGCTCGACGGCTTCATCGCCGCCGGCCGGCCCATCGTGTTCACCCTCCCCGGCTTCCCCTGCAAGTCGCCCAATCCCGCCAAGGTCCTCGGGCCTCTGCCGGACACCGGGGAACTGCTGTCGCTGCGCTTCCTCGACGGCCTGTGCGCCCGGATCGGCCACCTGCACCCGGCGGGCGCGCGGATCGTCGTCTGCTCCGACGGCCACGTCTTCGGCGACCTCATCGGAGTGCCCGACCCGCACATCGACGCCTACTCCGACACGCTCCGCCGCATGATCGACGACGAGGGCCTGACCCATCTGGACACCTTCGACCTGCGGTCCGTCCACGGCGACCTGCCGTACGACGCCAAGCGGGCGGCGGTGGAGGCCGACCACGCGCCGTCCCTGGACCGGCTGCGCGCCGAGGTCCGGACGGACGAGGCCGCGCGTCGTCTCTACCGGGGCATCACCCGGTTCCTCATCGAGGACGCGGCCGAGTCCGCCGGCACCCGTTCGGCCCGGCAGCGCGACGCCCGACGCCGTGCCTACGGGGTGATCCGCCGCAGTCGGGCCTGGAGCGAGATCATCGCGCTCCACCATCCCGGAACGGTCCGGCTCTCCATCCATCCGCAGCGGCGCGGGGCGGGCAAGCTCGGCATCCGGCTGCTCGACGCGGCCGACGTGTGGACGACCCCGTGGCACTCCTGCGCCTTCCGCCATCGGGACGGCCGCTGGGAGCTGATGCGCCGTGCCGACGCCGAACGCCTCGGCACGCCCGTCCTGCGCGACGGCCGGCCCGTTCACTTCGAAGCCCGCTGA
- a CDS encoding ABC transporter substrate-binding protein translates to MFTSRRPRALVGVTALALAAAACGGSDAATDPSAAESDGPPAATAYPLTIDNCGVKVTFKEPPRKVLILNGLSVGEAQSFVLLGLQGRVLANAQFYAVSDDPTMVKGVGALPKGGLTQNKNFDVPAEQVLKAEPDLVVSAWSGGFDAKQGLATREQLAGAGINTLVNPVNCAKGKPEADADEKKAYTAQSVDSGLRFLTLLGRIFDVQARAAVVVKGFRDRIDAVRTRVAGRPAKKVLIVYPGMSMMNANGLPAVMTGGVYDDVIEAAGGVNAFAGRAEDATRSLNKEQLAAAQVDVLVVGRFTPGDAPEAEAAKLFAAFPQWNASRTKTFTVISDSAYLGPLNALGVEKIAKAVHPGG, encoded by the coding sequence GTGTTCACCAGCAGAAGGCCGCGAGCCCTCGTCGGCGTGACGGCCCTCGCCTTGGCCGCCGCCGCGTGCGGCGGCTCCGACGCCGCGACCGACCCGTCGGCCGCCGAGTCGGACGGCCCGCCGGCCGCGACCGCGTATCCGCTCACGATCGACAACTGCGGCGTCAAGGTCACCTTCAAGGAGCCGCCGAGGAAGGTGCTGATCCTCAATGGGCTGTCGGTCGGGGAGGCACAGAGCTTCGTGCTGTTGGGGCTGCAGGGCCGTGTACTGGCGAACGCGCAGTTCTACGCGGTGTCCGACGACCCGACCATGGTCAAGGGCGTCGGTGCGCTGCCCAAGGGCGGACTGACCCAGAACAAGAACTTCGACGTGCCGGCCGAGCAGGTGCTCAAGGCCGAGCCGGATCTGGTCGTGTCGGCGTGGTCCGGTGGGTTCGACGCCAAGCAGGGCCTCGCCACCCGCGAGCAGCTCGCCGGCGCGGGGATCAACACGCTCGTCAACCCGGTGAACTGCGCCAAGGGCAAGCCCGAGGCCGACGCGGACGAGAAGAAGGCGTACACCGCCCAGTCGGTCGACTCCGGTCTGCGGTTCCTCACCCTGCTCGGCCGGATCTTCGACGTCCAGGCCAGGGCCGCCGTCGTCGTCAAGGGCTTCCGCGACCGGATCGACGCCGTCCGCACCCGGGTCGCGGGACGACCCGCGAAGAAGGTGTTGATCGTCTATCCGGGCATGTCGATGATGAACGCCAACGGCCTGCCCGCCGTGATGACGGGCGGCGTCTACGACGACGTCATCGAGGCGGCCGGGGGCGTGAACGCCTTCGCCGGGCGGGCCGAGGACGCCACCCGTTCCCTCAACAAGGAGCAGCTCGCCGCCGCGCAGGTCGACGTGCTCGTCGTCGGGCGCTTCACCCCCGGCGACGCCCCCGAGGCCGAGGCCGCGAAGCTCTTCGCGGCCTTCCCGCAGTGGAACGCGTCCCGGACCAAGACGTTCACGGTCATCTCCGACAGCGCCTACCTCGGTCCGCTCAACGCACTCGGCGTGGAGAAGATCGCGAAAGCGGTCCACCCCGGTGGGTGA
- a CDS encoding FecCD family ABC transporter permease, whose amino-acid sequence MGERVRRGPHLVSGPATALLIASLAIALAGATVLAISLGSVDLPLNAVWRVIAAHVVGGDTDPLNDQVVWQIRTPRVLLAALAGAGLSVAGVAFQALVRNPLADPYILGVSSGASLGAVLVAALGTSALAGLGVTGAAFATALATVLVVYLLAQRAGRLLDTWLVLTGVAIGYLCTAATTFVQLQLNPTELQGMMFWLMGSVAGATWGDLGVPAVVITACMAYLLLRARAMNALMAGEDAAAGLGVAVRSQRVALLVVGSLLTATVVSVVGGIGFIGLMIPHMTRFVVGGDHRRVLPVSLLAGALFLVLVDLAARIADRPDELPVGVFTTGLGVPFFLWLLRRRSARTT is encoded by the coding sequence GTGGGTGAACGCGTCCGGCGGGGCCCGCACCTGGTGTCGGGCCCCGCCACCGCCCTGCTCATCGCGTCGTTGGCCATTGCCCTCGCCGGGGCGACGGTGCTGGCGATCTCGCTCGGCTCGGTCGACCTGCCCCTGAACGCCGTGTGGCGGGTGATCGCCGCCCATGTCGTCGGCGGCGACACCGACCCGCTGAACGACCAGGTGGTCTGGCAGATCCGCACGCCGCGCGTGCTGTTGGCCGCCCTCGCCGGCGCGGGATTGAGCGTCGCGGGCGTCGCGTTCCAGGCGCTCGTTCGCAATCCGCTCGCCGACCCCTACATCCTGGGCGTCTCGTCCGGCGCGTCCCTCGGCGCGGTCCTCGTCGCGGCGCTCGGCACGTCCGCGTTGGCCGGGCTCGGCGTCACCGGCGCCGCGTTCGCCACGGCCCTGGCCACCGTGCTCGTCGTCTACCTGCTCGCCCAACGCGCCGGACGGCTCCTGGACACGTGGCTCGTCCTCACCGGAGTCGCGATCGGCTACCTGTGCACCGCCGCGACCACGTTCGTGCAGCTCCAACTCAACCCGACGGAGCTGCAGGGGATGATGTTCTGGCTGATGGGCAGCGTCGCCGGCGCGACGTGGGGCGATCTCGGCGTGCCCGCCGTCGTCATCACCGCCTGCATGGCCTATCTGCTGCTGCGGGCCCGTGCGATGAACGCCCTCATGGCGGGCGAGGACGCCGCCGCCGGGCTCGGCGTCGCGGTCCGCTCCCAGCGGGTCGCGCTGCTGGTCGTCGGGTCGCTGCTCACCGCCACCGTCGTGAGCGTGGTCGGCGGCATCGGGTTCATCGGGCTCATGATCCCGCACATGACCCGGTTCGTCGTCGGCGGTGACCACCGCCGCGTGCTGCCGGTGTCGCTGCTGGCCGGGGCGCTCTTCCTCGTTCTGGTCGACCTCGCCGCCCGCATCGCCGACCGGCCCGACGAACTCCCCGTCGGCGTGTTCACCACCGGGCTCGGCGTCCCGTTCTTCCTCTGGCTGCTGCGCCGCCGCTCCGCAAGGACCACCTGA
- a CDS encoding ABC transporter ATP-binding protein has product MRLDLAGVHAVLDSRPILTDVHLTAEPGQFVALIGPNGSGKSTLLRTLYRALRPTSGVIHLGGDDLWRMKAREAARRRAVLPQHGEFEAEFSVTEVVATGRTPHKGPLDRETAADREIITTALERVGMDWAADRLLSTLSGGERQRVLVARALAQEAPLLVLDEPTNHLDVRAQLDLLELIRSLDLTLLAALHDLDHAAAYADHVVVLSEGRVVAHGPPLGVLTPDFIAATFDVRAHIGPHPLTGRPHIALAPLDPGLTVRDQAPAAKRVPRPARS; this is encoded by the coding sequence ATGCGCCTCGACCTCGCCGGCGTCCATGCCGTGCTCGACTCCCGCCCCATCCTCACCGACGTCCACCTCACCGCCGAACCCGGCCAGTTCGTCGCCCTGATCGGCCCGAACGGCAGCGGCAAGTCCACCCTCCTGCGCACCCTCTACCGGGCCCTGCGCCCCACCTCCGGAGTGATCCACCTCGGCGGGGACGACCTGTGGAGGATGAAGGCCCGCGAGGCCGCACGCCGCAGAGCCGTCCTGCCCCAGCACGGGGAGTTCGAGGCGGAGTTCTCCGTCACCGAGGTCGTCGCCACCGGCCGCACCCCCCACAAGGGCCCCCTCGACCGCGAGACCGCCGCCGACCGCGAGATCATCACCACCGCCCTCGAGCGCGTCGGCATGGACTGGGCCGCCGACCGCCTCCTGTCCACGTTGTCCGGCGGCGAACGCCAACGCGTCCTCGTGGCCCGCGCCCTGGCTCAGGAGGCCCCCCTGCTCGTCCTCGACGAGCCCACCAACCACCTCGACGTACGGGCCCAACTCGACCTCTTGGAGCTGATCCGCTCCCTCGACCTCACCCTGCTGGCCGCCCTCCACGACCTGGACCACGCCGCCGCCTACGCCGACCACGTCGTCGTCCTCAGCGAGGGCCGGGTCGTCGCCCATGGGCCACCCCTGGGCGTCCTCACCCCGGACTTCATCGCCGCAACCTTCGACGTCCGGGCCCACATCGGCCCCCATCCCCTGACGGGCCGCCCCCACATCGCCCTCGCACCCTTGGACCCGGGACTCACAGTGCGCGACCAGGCTCCCGCAGCCAAACGCGTTCCTCGCCCCGCTCGATCGTGA
- a CDS encoding methyltransferase domain-containing protein encodes MERWAEAFQDLPRAAFLPDVLWPKDPETGRRVRVDRVEDPEGWRAWAERDVPIVVGWRDAPPGGREAGTEATSSASQPSLVVDMLADLDVRPGHRVLDAGTGTGWTTALLAARTGSANVVGVEYDPDVAEAARDRLRAAGLEPLVVTGDGGAGWEAGAPYDRIQGTYAVRRIPEAWVRQTRPGGVIVAPWRTRLGDQGAVARLTVAEDGTASGPFTRATTFMRSKAETDDDVDPDDYLPPGGEGWPDDTMESTTALRPEDLWSHPQGAAWFVVGLLLRDVTHLLGTDGDGAAVGWLYSLRCRSWAAVFSDGDVYEHGPRRLWREVERAHGRWIAEGRPDQRDFGLTIERGEERVWLREPGRAL; translated from the coding sequence GTGGAGCGCTGGGCCGAGGCGTTCCAGGACCTGCCCCGGGCCGCGTTCCTGCCCGATGTCCTATGGCCCAAGGACCCCGAGACGGGTCGGCGGGTGCGCGTTGATCGGGTCGAGGACCCGGAAGGTTGGCGGGCGTGGGCGGAGCGCGACGTTCCGATCGTCGTCGGATGGCGTGACGCGCCGCCCGGGGGAAGAGAAGCCGGCACCGAGGCGACCTCTTCGGCGTCTCAGCCCTCGCTGGTCGTCGACATGCTCGCCGACCTGGACGTTCGCCCCGGGCACCGGGTGCTGGACGCGGGCACCGGCACCGGCTGGACGACCGCCCTGCTGGCTGCTCGTACGGGCTCCGCCAACGTCGTCGGCGTCGAGTACGACCCGGACGTGGCCGAGGCCGCCCGAGACCGGCTGCGGGCGGCCGGGCTGGAGCCCCTCGTGGTCACCGGCGACGGCGGCGCAGGATGGGAGGCGGGGGCTCCGTACGACCGGATCCAGGGCACGTATGCCGTACGACGCATCCCCGAGGCGTGGGTGCGGCAGACCCGGCCCGGTGGGGTGATCGTCGCGCCCTGGCGGACCCGGCTCGGAGATCAGGGCGCGGTCGCTCGGCTCACCGTCGCCGAGGACGGCACCGCGTCGGGTCCGTTCACCCGGGCGACGACGTTCATGCGCTCGAAGGCCGAGACCGACGACGACGTCGACCCCGACGACTACCTGCCGCCCGGCGGGGAGGGGTGGCCGGACGACACCATGGAGTCGACCACGGCACTACGTCCGGAGGATCTGTGGAGCCATCCCCAGGGCGCGGCCTGGTTCGTCGTCGGGCTGTTGCTGCGCGACGTGACCCACCTCCTCGGGACCGACGGCGACGGAGCGGCGGTCGGGTGGCTGTACAGCCTGCGGTGCCGGTCGTGGGCGGCCGTGTTCTCCGACGGTGACGTGTACGAGCACGGCCCTCGCCGCCTGTGGAGAGAGGTCGAGCGAGCCCACGGTAGGTGGATCGCGGAGGGACGGCCCGACCAGCGGGACTTCGGGCTCACGATCGAGCGGGGCGAGGAACGCGTTTGGCTGCGGGAGCCTGGTCGCGCACTGTGA
- a CDS encoding ATP-binding protein: protein MEAKAVEELRMPMAASPASVGLAWSLVEQRLLTWGFSVGARQDARQVLAEIMASAVAVTPTGAYVTLHCRRDAGGVVVGVGDRNTDVPRDPPPVVVLQPGDLDLRPEHFDDNGGWGLTIVKALAAGCGVTPLAGGGKIVWARLRS, encoded by the coding sequence GTGGAAGCCAAGGCCGTGGAGGAGCTGCGGATGCCGATGGCGGCCTCGCCGGCGAGTGTGGGGCTGGCGTGGAGTCTGGTGGAGCAGCGGTTGCTCACCTGGGGATTCAGCGTGGGGGCCCGACAGGATGCGCGGCAGGTGTTGGCCGAGATCATGGCCAGTGCCGTCGCCGTCACTCCCACGGGCGCGTACGTCACACTGCACTGCCGGCGCGACGCCGGCGGGGTGGTGGTCGGTGTCGGGGACCGCAACACCGACGTGCCCCGCGATCCGCCGCCCGTCGTCGTCCTCCAGCCGGGCGACCTCGATCTGCGGCCGGAGCACTTCGACGACAACGGCGGGTGGGGCTTGACGATCGTCAAGGCCCTGGCCGCCGGCTGCGGGGTCACGCCGCTCGCCGGTGGGGGCAAGATCGTGTGGGCTCGGCTGCGGTCGTGA
- a CDS encoding TetR/AcrR family transcriptional regulator: protein MGTPLNGRKAQAARNDGLIKEAARAVFTEDPGAPIAAVAERAGVGISALYRRYRSKEDLLQRLAADGMAAYLTEVEAALADDADPREAFARFLHRCLDIGAGSLTSRLAGSFPVTDDMARQGRELHEATSRLLARCKAAGALRPDIEVGDITLLLEHLSTIRLADEARSKDLRRRYLALLLAALEATAAAPLPGPAPTWRELADRYAVNDL from the coding sequence ATGGGAACCCCTCTGAACGGCCGCAAGGCCCAGGCCGCCCGCAACGACGGCCTGATCAAAGAGGCCGCCCGCGCCGTCTTCACCGAGGACCCCGGCGCGCCCATCGCCGCCGTGGCCGAACGCGCCGGCGTCGGCATCAGCGCCCTCTACCGGCGTTACCGCAGCAAGGAGGACCTCCTCCAACGCCTCGCCGCCGACGGCATGGCGGCGTATCTGACCGAGGTCGAGGCCGCCCTCGCCGACGACGCCGACCCGCGCGAGGCGTTCGCCCGCTTCCTGCACCGCTGCCTCGACATCGGCGCCGGCTCCCTCACCAGCCGCCTCGCCGGAAGCTTCCCGGTGACCGACGACATGGCCCGCCAGGGCCGTGAGCTGCATGAGGCCACCTCCCGCCTCCTCGCCCGTTGCAAGGCCGCCGGTGCCCTCCGCCCCGACATCGAGGTCGGCGACATCACCCTCCTCTTGGAGCACCTCTCCACGATCCGCCTGGCCGACGAGGCCCGCTCGAAGGACCTGCGCCGCCGCTACCTGGCTCTCCTCCTCGCCGCCTTGGAAGCCACCGCAGCCGCGCCGCTCCCTGGGCCGGCCCCCACCTGGCGGGAACTCGCCGATCGGTATGCGGTGAATGATCTGTAA
- a CDS encoding M56 family metallopeptidase, with product MTGTALLALIALSTVGGAHVLSRSRWPWSMPRAGIALWQALGLAWGTATIGALLGYAVLPYGQGITGGIPAMLSDDAARLDAPHLAALLAGTGLTAVLLVMLAYAVVRIYRARRRHRALLALVANKSATVPGTLVLDHPGAAAYCVPGMRSSKVVVSAGTLELLDSAELAAVLAHERAHARERHDLVLLPFASLRQVFPQIGLVGRCLDSVELLIEMAADDRARRHRAPRELATALLRFAAARPAAVPNGALAATSGGEIAVLARVNRLMEPPPARRRVRFAALAGATVIAVAPILLYHLPG from the coding sequence ATGACCGGCACCGCGCTGCTCGCCCTGATCGCCCTGAGCACGGTGGGCGGCGCACACGTGCTGTCACGTTCCCGCTGGCCGTGGAGCATGCCCCGCGCGGGCATCGCCCTGTGGCAGGCGCTCGGTCTGGCCTGGGGCACCGCCACCATCGGCGCGCTGCTGGGCTACGCGGTCCTGCCGTACGGGCAGGGCATCACCGGTGGCATCCCCGCGATGTTGTCCGACGACGCCGCCCGGCTCGACGCCCCCCACCTCGCGGCACTCCTCGCGGGCACCGGCCTCACCGCCGTGCTGCTGGTCATGCTGGCGTACGCGGTCGTACGGATCTATCGCGCCCGCCGCCGCCACCGGGCCCTGCTGGCGCTGGTCGCCAACAAGTCGGCGACGGTGCCCGGCACCCTGGTCCTCGATCACCCCGGGGCCGCCGCCTACTGCGTGCCCGGGATGCGCTCGTCCAAGGTCGTGGTGAGCGCCGGGACGCTGGAGCTGCTCGACTCCGCCGAGCTGGCCGCCGTCCTCGCCCACGAACGCGCCCACGCCCGCGAACGCCACGATCTCGTGCTGCTGCCGTTCGCCTCGCTGCGCCAGGTCTTCCCCCAGATCGGTCTGGTGGGCCGATGTCTGGACTCCGTCGAGCTGCTGATCGAGATGGCCGCCGACGACCGCGCCCGTCGCCACCGCGCGCCCCGCGAGCTGGCCACGGCCCTGCTCCGGTTCGCCGCCGCCCGCCCCGCCGCCGTGCCCAACGGAGCCCTCGCCGCCACCTCCGGCGGCGAGATCGCCGTGCTGGCCCGGGTCAACCGCCTGATGGAGCCCCCGCCCGCCCGCCGCCGCGTCCGGTTCGCCGCCCTCGCCGGAGCCACCGTGATCGCCGTCGCCCCCATCCTGCTCTACCACCTGCCCGGCTAG
- a CDS encoding BlaI/MecI/CopY family transcriptional regulator, producing MKGLGELERTVMEILWARDGAATARDVSRALAGDRDLAHTTVMTVLDRLAKKGFLERERDGRAWRYRPVASREGYVAELMLGALNETGDRDAALAHFVRSVSVDEIAVLRQALEDLTTGNGARPRVEPSG from the coding sequence GTGAAGGGTCTGGGAGAGCTTGAACGCACGGTCATGGAAATCCTCTGGGCGCGGGACGGCGCGGCCACCGCACGCGACGTCAGCCGCGCCCTCGCCGGTGACCGCGATCTCGCCCACACCACGGTGATGACGGTCCTCGACCGGCTCGCCAAGAAGGGCTTCCTGGAACGCGAGCGCGACGGCCGCGCCTGGCGCTACCGCCCCGTGGCCAGCCGCGAGGGCTATGTGGCCGAGCTGATGCTGGGAGCCCTCAACGAGACCGGCGACCGCGACGCCGCCCTGGCGCACTTCGTGCGCTCGGTGTCGGTGGACGAGATCGCCGTCCTCCGTCAAGCCCTGGAAGACCTGACCACGGGCAACGGCGCCCGTCCAAGAGTGGAGCCCAGCGGATGA